A stretch of the Planctomycetota bacterium genome encodes the following:
- a CDS encoding GC-type dockerin domain-anchored protein, with protein MRSTAIVVALAACTAAASGQEIWSGYDLEFVKPDGSDWTLPENQDLLTDNVILTRQERRGVYNIAVEPFYAGIASPADTAWAIGTTADLDALAFDCWECIAGSNPQSLVGQNAVVHLITDDIYVDIRFTSWSCCGAGGFGYVRGLPDVACRADLDGDGELTLFDFLAFQNLFAAGNLAADFDGDGSLTIFDFLAFQNEFASGCP; from the coding sequence AGATCTGGTCGGGCTACGACCTCGAGTTCGTCAAGCCCGACGGTTCCGATTGGACGCTGCCGGAGAACCAGGACCTCCTGACCGACAACGTCATCCTGACCCGGCAGGAGCGACGGGGCGTGTACAACATCGCCGTGGAGCCGTTCTACGCCGGCATCGCGAGCCCGGCCGACACGGCCTGGGCCATCGGCACGACGGCGGACCTGGACGCGCTGGCCTTCGACTGCTGGGAGTGCATCGCCGGCAGCAATCCGCAATCGCTCGTCGGGCAGAACGCCGTAGTGCACCTGATCACCGACGACATCTACGTCGACATCCGCTTCACGTCGTGGTCGTGCTGCGGCGCGGGCGGCTTCGGCTACGTCCGCGGCCTGCCCGATGTCGCGTGCCGCGCGGATCTCGACGGCGACGGCGAGCTGACGCTCTTCGACTTCCTAGCGTTCCAGAACCTGTTCGCCGCCGGCAATCTTGCCGCCGACTTCGACGGCGACGGCTCGCTGACCATCTTCGACTTCCTCGCGTTCCAGAACGAATTTGCATCGGGCTGCCCCTAG
- a CDS encoding GC-type dockerin domain-anchored protein, translating to MRPVPHPLLRLVMRLDRTTAALAVLAASSAHGQVEVREIDPTDTDPAITPLVAPSGLEALHVAALDPALRPAERPGLLFVFLPGSGGVPTQYAEVVAHAAGEGWHALGVAYGSWPSVRDLTRDSSDPDLPEAIRRERLFGEPRTDVIDVPPPDAIDNRLARALAFLEAAHPGEGWGRFLDAGGEPTWRTIVVAGHSQGAGHAAYLTRDFSMGGAIMFAGPGDFVPGVGPAPWLFRGGNTPAERMLAFTHVNDPTAAGFFGNQRILGLEAFGGIESVDRRAAHELSSHMLTSLRDPGHRNFHSAVVVDEFLPTGATGENLYEPVWTYLLATQAEASRGCRADLDADGALSLFDFLAFQNAFATGDPTADFDGNGVLTLFDFLAFQNTFAAGCA from the coding sequence ATGCGACCCGTCCCGCACCCCCTCCTGCGCCTCGTCATGCGTCTCGATCGCACTACCGCCGCTCTTGCGGTGCTCGCCGCCAGCAGCGCACACGGCCAGGTCGAGGTGCGAGAGATCGACCCGACCGACACCGATCCGGCCATCACGCCGCTGGTGGCTCCCAGCGGCCTGGAGGCGCTCCACGTGGCCGCTCTCGATCCCGCGCTGCGGCCCGCGGAGCGGCCCGGGCTGCTGTTCGTCTTCCTGCCGGGCAGCGGTGGCGTGCCCACGCAGTACGCCGAGGTCGTGGCGCACGCCGCCGGAGAGGGCTGGCACGCCCTGGGCGTGGCCTACGGGAGCTGGCCCTCGGTCCGAGATCTGACCCGCGACAGCAGCGACCCCGATCTGCCCGAGGCCATCCGCCGCGAGCGGCTCTTCGGCGAGCCGCGGACCGACGTCATCGACGTGCCACCGCCCGACGCCATCGACAACCGGCTCGCGCGGGCCCTGGCGTTCCTCGAGGCGGCGCACCCCGGCGAGGGCTGGGGCCGATTCCTCGACGCCGGCGGCGAACCGACCTGGCGGACGATCGTCGTCGCGGGCCACTCGCAGGGCGCCGGACACGCCGCCTACCTCACCAGAGACTTCAGCATGGGCGGTGCGATCATGTTCGCCGGCCCGGGCGACTTCGTGCCGGGCGTGGGCCCGGCGCCCTGGCTCTTCCGTGGCGGCAACACCCCCGCCGAGCGGATGCTCGCCTTCACGCACGTCAACGACCCGACGGCCGCCGGCTTCTTCGGCAACCAGCGGATCCTGGGCCTCGAAGCGTTCGGAGGCATCGAGAGCGTGGATCGCAGGGCCGCCCATGAGCTCTCGAGCCACATGCTGACCAGCCTGCGGGATCCCGGCCACCGCAACTTTCACTCGGCCGTGGTCGTGGACGAGTTCCTGCCGACCGGCGCTACCGGCGAGAACCTCTACGAGCCGGTGTGGACCTACTTGCTGGCGACGCAGGCCGAGGCGTCCCGCGGCTGCCGCGCGGATCTCGACGCCGATGGCGCGCTGTCGCTCTTCGATTTCCTTGCGTTCCAGAACGCGTTCGCCACCGGCGACCCGACCGCCGACTTCGACGGCAATGGCGTGCTGACGCTGTTCGACTTCCTGGCGTTCCAGAACACGTTCGCGGCCGGCTGCGCGTAG